A genomic segment from Oncorhynchus keta strain PuntledgeMale-10-30-2019 chromosome 7, Oket_V2, whole genome shotgun sequence encodes:
- the tnfsf13b gene encoding tumor necrosis factor ligand superfamily member 13B: MASAGPNPEGGRPASRQESGGRRLSWLVLLLTLAAVTSSSLSALSLYHLLALRAEVEELRSEVFRRREEQQEARHGETLQQMSSRVRRSSPDHPHTPDPQPGLSFVRKRSVGTGTENSVSQPCLQMLADSSRKTFQKEFALEPYTGIPWQAGLRRGSALEAESDSILVREEGYYFVYSQVYYMDTTFAMGHVVIRKKRNVVGDEAQHVTLFRCIQNMNPIYPYNTCYTGGIVKLEVGDSVELLIPRSTAKVSLDGDSTFLGAVRLA, encoded by the exons ATGGCATCTGCAGGTCCAAATCCCGAGGGTGGTAGACCTGCTTCCAGGCAGGAGTCTGGGGGTCGGAGGCTGTCCTGGCTGGTCCTGCTGCTGACTCTGGCAGCGGTcacctcctcgtctctctctgctctgtctctgtaccaCCTGTTGGCCCTTAGGGCCGAAGTTGAGGAGCTCCGGTCAGAGGTCTTCCGTAGGAGAGAGGAGCAACAAGAGGCTAGGCATGGAGAG ACACTGCAGCAGATGAGCAGCAGAGTCAGAAGAAGCAGCCCAGACCATCCACACACCCCTGACCCCCAGCCTGGGCTGTCTTTCGTCAGGAAGAGGAGTGTGGGCACAGGAACTGAGAACTCAG TGTCTCAGCCTTGTCTACAGATGCTGGCAGATAGCAGCAGGAAAACATTCCAGAAAG AGTTTGCGCTGGAGCCTTACACAGGGATCCCCTGGCAGGCGGGGCTTAGAAGAGGCTCCGCCCTGGAGGCAGAGAGCGACAGCATCCtggtcagagaggagggatactaCTTTGTCTACAGTCAG GTGTACTACATGGATACGACCTTTGCCATGGGTCATGTGGTGATCAGGAAGAAGAGGAATGTGGTGGGAGATGAAGCTCAGCATGTCACACTGTTCCGCTGTATCCAGAACATGAACCCTATCTACCCATACAACACCTGTTACACAGGGG GTATAGTGAAGCTGGAGGTCGGGGACAGTGTGGAGCTGTTGATCCCTCGCTCTACAGCCAAAGTTTCTCTGGATGGAGACTCCACTTTCCTGGGCGCTGTCAGACTGGCCTGA
- the LOC118386186 gene encoding protein ABHD13: MEKPWRLWGSVERCALALASWSWGACRISLLALILTFHLYGGFFLLALILASVAGILYKFQDVLLYFPDQPSSSRLYVPMPTGIPHENVYIHTKDGVRLNLILLRYTGGDSLGNPGVAPGNASNPCSMAPPTILYFHGNAGNIGHRVPNALLMLVNLKANVVLVDYRGYGKSEGEPSEDGLYLDAQATLDYVMTRPDLDKTKVMLFGRSLGGAVAVRLASANPHRVAAIVVENTFLSIPHMAATLFSFLPMRLLPLLCYRNQFLSYRQVALCRMPSLFVSGLSDQLIPPVMMKQLYELSPARTKRLAIFPEGTHNDTWQCQGYFAALEQFVKDLMKSHAHEERVQSTASVTII; the protein is encoded by the coding sequence ATGGAGAAGCCGTGGAGGCTGTGGGGCTCGGTGGAGCGCTGTGCCCTGGCCTTGGCCTCCTGGTCCTGGGGTGCCTGTCGCATCTCCCTCCTGGCCCTTATCCTCACCTTCCACCTCTATGGAGGCTTCTTCCTCCTGGCTCTCATCCTGGCCTCGGTGGCTGGCATCCTTTACAAGTTCCAGGATGTGCTGCTCTACTTCCCCGAccagccctcctcctcccgtCTGTACGTGCCCATGCCAACAGGCATCCCCCATGAGAACGTCTACATCCACACCAAGGACGGCGTGCGCCTCAATCTTATCTTGCTCCGCTACACTGGTGGAGACAGCCTGGGCAACCCTGGGGTCGCCCCCGGCAATGCATCTAACCCCTGCTCCATGGCCCCACCCACCATTCTCTATTTCCACGGCAATGCGGGCAACATCGGGCACCGGGTGCCCAACGCACTCCTGATGCTGGTGAACCTGAAGGCCAACGTGGTGCTGGTGGACTACCGGGGGTATGGGAAGAGCGAAGGTGAGCCCAGTGAGGATGGCCTGTACCTGGACGCCCAGGCCACGCTGGACTACGTGATGACCCGGCCCGACCTAGACAAGACCAAGGTGATGCTGTTCGGCCGCTCTCTGGGGGGGGCGGTGGCAGTACGCCTGGCCTCGGCCAACCCTCACCGCGTGGCGGCCATCGTGGTGGAGAACACCTTCCTCAGCATCCCCCACATGGCCGCCACACTCTTCTCCTTCTTGCCCATGAGGCTGCTGCCCTTATTGTGCTACCGGAACCAGTTCTTGTCCTACAGACAGGTGGCACTGTGCCGGATGCCCTCGCTGTTCGTGTCAGGCCTGTCAGACCAGCTCATCCCACCCGTCATGATGAAGCAGCTGTACGAGCTGTCGCCGGCGCGGACTAAACGGCTGGCCATCTTCCCAGAGGGCACGCACAACGACACGTGGCAGTGCCAGGGCTACTTCGCCGCTCTCGAGCAGTTTGTCAAGGACCTGATGAAGAGCCACGCCCACGAGGAGAGAGTCCAGTCAACGGCCAGCGTCACCATCATCTAG